Genomic segment of Vibrio natriegens NBRC 15636 = ATCC 14048 = DSM 759:
TTACACGCTTACTGCAGCAATATTGCGGTAACGACATCCCTAACTTACGTTTTGAAGTGGGTAGTCGTCCTGTTTCAGCACCTAAACCTGCGCCGACGCGCACGCCTGCGGATGTTGCCGCTGAATCTTCAGCGCCAGCACAATTACAGGCTCGTAAACCGGTTCATAAAACTTGGGATGATGACGCACAAGCGATCGCAGACATCAATCACCGCTCTAACGTGAACCCAAAACATAAGTTCAACAACTTTGTCGAAGGTAAATCGAACCAGTTAGGTTTGGCTGCGGCACGTCAGGTATCGGATAACCCGGGCGCAGCGTACAACCCATTGTTCCTTTATGGTGGGACTGGTCTGGGTAAAACTCACTTGCTCCACGCGGTGGGTAATGCGATTGTGGATAACAACCCGAACGCGAAAGTGGTGTACATGCACTCTGAGCGTTTCGTGCAAGACATGGTAAAAGCACTGCAAAATAACGCGATTGAAGAGTTCAAACGTTACTACCGCAGTGTTGACGCACTTCTTATCGATGATATCCAGTTCTTTGCCAATAAAGAGCGATCGCAGGAAGAATTCTTCCATACCTTCAACGCGTTATTGGAAGGCAACCAACAGATCATCCTGACTTCTGATCGTTATCCAAAAGAGATCAGTGGGGTAGAAGATCGCCTGAAATCGCGCTTCGGTTGGGGTCTTACGGTTGCGATCGAACCGCCTGAGCTGGAAACGCGCGTAGCGATTTTGATGAAGAAGGCAGAAGAT
This window contains:
- the dnaA gene encoding chromosomal replication initiator protein DnaA; the protein is MSSSLWLQCLQQLQEELPATEFSMWVRPLQAELNDNTLTLFAPNRFVLDWVRDKYLNSITRLLQQYCGNDIPNLRFEVGSRPVSAPKPAPTRTPADVAAESSAPAQLQARKPVHKTWDDDAQAIADINHRSNVNPKHKFNNFVEGKSNQLGLAAARQVSDNPGAAYNPLFLYGGTGLGKTHLLHAVGNAIVDNNPNAKVVYMHSERFVQDMVKALQNNAIEEFKRYYRSVDALLIDDIQFFANKERSQEEFFHTFNALLEGNQQIILTSDRYPKEISGVEDRLKSRFGWGLTVAIEPPELETRVAILMKKAEDHQIHLADEVAFFIAKRLRSNVRELEGALNRVIANANFTGRPITIDFVREALRDLLALQEKLVTIDNIQKTVAEYYKIKVADLLSKRRSRSVARPRQLAMALAKELTNHSLPEIGDAFGGRDHTTVLHACRKIEQLREESHDIKEDYSNLIRTLSS